AGGTCGCGCTGGTCCTGCTGCTCGTCCACGCTCGGGTGCCCGAGACCACGAGCGCCTGGAGCTTCCTCCGCTACGTCTAGCCCGCGTCACCGCGGGCCGTGCCGGCAGGCTGCGGTGCGCGCGGAGCAGTTCATGGGCAGAATCTTTCACGGCGAGCACGACGACGAGCCCCCGACGGCAGCACCACCACCCGGACGACACCCTGGAGGACGAACGATGAACGTCATGTGTGACCGCGCTGTGCCCGCGTACCGCAAGACGCGCCGCCCCGGTCTTCAGAACAGCGCGCCCCTGTCTGTCAGGCTGAGGTGACCTGCGGCTTTACTTTGAGCGGGTGAGGGGAATCGAACCCCCGTTGCGAGCTTGGGAACCGCAATCAGGCCGTCCCAGCGCCTTGCGGCCGATCCCTGAACACCGCGCTGACCTGCGGTTTCGCCGGTTCCCCGTCTCAGCGCCCGACGCGGCGACCCGCTCGATCTCCTGCCGTATGGGATCAGGCCCTGCACTTGCCTTGGTGACACAGCCCCCGAAGACCCATGGCTCGGGTCACAACCAGTCAAGATTCCTGGGCGGGCGTCCGAGGTACCGTGTAGGGTGGTGTTTCCGGTTGTGTCTCTAGGGGCGGTACTACGGGTACGCTGCCCTCGCAACCAACGGCTGAGGAGAGACCCATGACCGCCACCCGACACGGCTAAGCATGTCCAATCTGTCGACCAGGGAAAAGGATGCGCACCGCGAAGCGGTGTCGATGAGCATCGCCGACGTGACGAAGTACCTCCAAGACGCATTCGGCCAGAAGTTGGTCGCCTACATGACCGACACCAAGGACGCGAAGAACGTAGGCCGGTGGAGTCGCGGAGAACAGGCTCCGCGCAAGGACGCTGAGGACCGCCTGCGGATCGCCTACCAGGTGTTCCACCTGCTTCAGGAAAAGGACAGCTCCCACACGGTCCGGGCCTGGTTCGTGGGCCTCAACCCTCAACTCGGTGACGAGTCGCCGGCCACCGCAATCCGCGACGGCCGGCACCGGGACGTCCTGATCGCCGCAAAGGCGTTCCTGGCAGGCGCCTAGACGACATGGTGGAGGCAGAGGCTCCCAGAGAACTGTCTCCACCATCCGTCGGCTTCTGGCGGATCGGGCGCGGCGACGACCCGCTGCGTCAGCCTAAGCGCGAAGTCATGGATATGGGCGACTCGCGAGCTGGAAACCGGTTCGACACCGTCACGGGCCAGTACACCGTTCTGTACTTCGGCAGCACCCTTGAGGGCTGCTTCGGCGAGACCCTGAACCGCTACCGCAAAGACCCAAAGCTGGCGTTCATCGACGACGAATGGAGCGACCTGGGGTTCATGCCCCGCGGCAGCGTCCCCCGAGATTGGCGGGAGCGCCGTACTGCGGTACGCGTCATCCCACAAGGCGGCCTGCCCTTCTTCAACGTCGAGCACCCACGGAATCTCGCCCTGCTCCAGCGAGAGCTCGGCGCATCACTGGCCATGCTCAATGTCACCGACCTGGACGTCGCGGTCATCCGTGGGCCGGATAGGCGCGTCACCAGGTTCATCAGCCAGTGGGTCTGGCAGCAAGAAGACGAAGCCGGCCATGCCAGGTTCGCCGGTCTCCGATACCTCTCACGGACCAACACAGCATGGGAGTGCTGGGCGGTCTTCAACGACATCCCCCTAGTCGAGGAAGCCCGCCAACCCATCCTCGCCACCGACAAGGACGTCCGCCGCGTCGCGGGCCTCTTCGACCTCACCGTCCACTGAGCCATGGCGATCCGCGCGTCGTCACCCGGGTACCTGTCCCATTATTTTCACGCACCACCGCCAGGCCTACTACGACCGGCTGCAGGCCGTGCGCGACGAAGGGGACTGGGAGGCGCGACGAAGGGGACTGGGAGGGCTGGCTCGCGTTCTTCCTCGAGGGCGTTGCAGAGGTGGTGAACTGTCGACCCGCGCCTGCAGGGGTCCACCGGCACCGGCGCCTACCGGTGGCGTGACCTCATAGGAGCCTGCTGCTACCAGGCGCCCCTTGGCAGTCTTGTCCGCCTCCCGGCCGGCTCGGTGCTCCCCCGACTGGATGAGAGCCGAGGAGGCAACACCAGCATGACAGACCCCGCCCGTCACGTCACGGGCGGGGTGGACACCCATGCCGACTGCCACGTCGCGGTGGTGGTGGACTCCGCGACCGGGCACGTCGCGGGGACCGCATCGTTCGACAACACTGCCGGCGGCTACCACGAGCTGCTGGCCTGGATGCGCGGCCACGGCGTGGTCGACAAGGTCGGCGTGGAGGGCACCGGCACCTACGGCGCCGGTCTGACCCGTCACCTGCGCCGCCACG
The Egibacteraceae bacterium DNA segment above includes these coding regions:
- a CDS encoding RES family NAD+ phosphorylase, which translates into the protein MVEAEAPRELSPPSVGFWRIGRGDDPLRQPKREVMDMGDSRAGNRFDTVTGQYTVLYFGSTLEGCFGETLNRYRKDPKLAFIDDEWSDLGFMPRGSVPRDWRERRTAVRVIPQGGLPFFNVEHPRNLALLQRELGASLAMLNVTDLDVAVIRGPDRRVTRFISQWVWQQEDEAGHARFAGLRYLSRTNTAWECWAVFNDIPLVEEARQPILATDKDVRRVAGLFDLTVH